A window of the bacterium genome harbors these coding sequences:
- a CDS encoding tetratricopeptide repeat protein, producing MSHQVSKHTLKRDEFADDAIKMVTFVRKHATEAMAVAAAILVVIAGLILMGQNRAKSEKEAAMMVGMAHSAYFSGDMTNAQTAYEEIVSKHGSSSSAKEALVYLGNINFNQRKYEEAIKSYDRAIKAGSSNPLIMSAAISGLAACFEQTGRLPEAGEKYLEIAKKYSKDQYLATNALISAGRCFAAGNLMDKAKAAYQQIIKDYSGTAAAAEAKSQMAQLPG from the coding sequence GTGTCGCACCAGGTAAGCAAACATACATTGAAACGCGATGAATTCGCCGATGATGCCATAAAGATGGTAACTTTCGTCCGCAAGCATGCCACCGAAGCCATGGCGGTGGCTGCGGCAATACTGGTAGTGATCGCCGGTTTGATCCTGATGGGCCAGAACCGGGCCAAAAGCGAAAAAGAGGCCGCCATGATGGTCGGAATGGCCCACTCCGCCTATTTCAGCGGCGACATGACCAACGCCCAAACCGCCTACGAAGAGATCGTCAGCAAGCACGGCTCCAGTTCTTCCGCCAAAGAAGCCCTGGTCTATTTGGGCAACATCAATTTTAACCAGCGCAAGTACGAAGAGGCCATCAAAAGCTACGACCGGGCAATAAAGGCCGGAAGTTCCAATCCCTTGATCATGTCGGCCGCCATCAGCGGTCTGGCCGCCTGCTTTGAGCAGACCGGGCGCCTGCCCGAGGCCGGTGAAAAATACCTGGAGATCGCCAAGAAATATTCCAAAGACCAGTACCTGGCCACCAACGCCCTGATCTCGGCCGGGCGCTGTTTCGCCGCCGGCAACCTTATGGATAAGGCCAAAGCCGCTTATCAGCAGATCATAAAAGATTATTCCGGCACCGCCGCCGCCGCCGAGGCAAAATCGCAGATGGCGCAGCTGCCGGGCTGA